One window from the genome of Streptomyces sp. NBC_00091 encodes:
- a CDS encoding response regulator transcription factor — MIVDDHPLFREGLRAALESTRGAVVVAEAETGGEVPDAVDRHRPDVVVMDLSLPDVSGIEATRRLAGTHPGLPVLMLTMSDDDGSLLAALQAGARGYVVKGAGSEEVLHALRTVAAGGAVIGSEIAARLSALLAGGHRRDAGQLFPSLTSREVEVLELISRGHDNRRIARELVLSEKTVRNHITHVFEKLQVTSRAEAVARARDAGLGDDG, encoded by the coding sequence TTGATCGTCGATGACCACCCCCTGTTCCGCGAGGGCCTGCGGGCCGCCCTGGAGAGCACCCGGGGCGCGGTCGTCGTCGCCGAGGCCGAGACCGGCGGTGAGGTCCCGGACGCGGTGGACCGGCACCGGCCGGACGTGGTCGTGATGGACCTGTCCCTGCCCGACGTCTCCGGGATCGAGGCCACCCGCCGCCTCGCCGGCACCCACCCCGGGCTGCCGGTCCTCATGCTCACCATGTCCGACGACGACGGCAGCCTCCTCGCCGCCCTCCAGGCGGGTGCCCGCGGCTACGTGGTCAAGGGCGCGGGTTCCGAGGAGGTCCTGCACGCCCTGCGCACGGTCGCCGCCGGCGGCGCCGTCATCGGCTCGGAGATCGCGGCCCGGCTCTCCGCGCTCCTGGCGGGCGGTCACCGGCGCGACGCCGGACAGCTGTTCCCCTCCCTGACCTCCCGTGAGGTCGAGGTGCTCGAGCTGATCTCACGGGGCCACGACAACCGGCGCATCGCCCGGGAGCTGGTCCTGTCCGAGAAGACCGTCCGCAACCACATCACCCACGTCTTCGAGAAGCTCCAGGTCACCTCCCGCGCCGAGGCCGTCGCCCGGGCCCGGGACGCGGGCCTGGGCGACGACGGCTGA